The Kordia sp. SMS9 DNA window TGATGTCATAGATTACAATGAAAATGCAGCAAGTGATTTGAAAGGAAAAATTGAAAGATTAAAAATTGATATCTATTACGACAATGAAAAGCCTGTATTTGCTACGTATCTCAAACTCATTAAGCGCAATAAAAAAATAATTAATCGCGAATTTTACTATGTGCAATTAGATGCAGATGATCCTTCGCAAAAAGAGGTCAGAGAATATATTCTAAGACTTAGCAAAGATCAGATTGCTCATAAAAGATAGTTGCCTTATTTCTAAATTCCAGTTAAATTAGCTCCTCAATTATATAACATTGATCCAAAAAATCACAAACTACCTTCGCGAACCGTATCCGTTTCTTTATAGAAATCAACAACTTATACTAAGTATTTTAGGAATCATTGCCGTGGCAAGTTTTCTATTTTCCTATGCGTTTGAACCGTTTGAAATCAACACTGCCGAACACAAAATACCACACGTTTGGATTCTCGTTGTGCATGCGGTTTTGCCTGTTCCTATTGTGTTTTTATACTTTTTATTGGTGAATTGGCGTGTAAAAGACGATGCGCGTTGGACGATAGGAAAAGAAATGCTGCATTTGAGTATTGCATTAATTTTGATTGGTATCGGAAGCTTTTTAGTGCGAGATGTCATTTATGACAATCCAAATAATTGGTCGTTTCGCTATTTTTATGAAGAAATTCGAAATTCGGTGTTGGTTGGAGTTTTATTATTAGCGATTATTCTTCCGTTAAACTTGCAACGACTCATTCAAAAACATTCAAAAAATCTAGAAAAATTATCATTTTCAGCAGAAGAATCGCAAAAAATAGTGCAAACGATGCAAATTCAAGCTGGAAACGAACATTTTCAATTTACCATTCAAGATTTTCTTTTTGCCAAAGTAGAAAGTAATTACACAGAAATCTTCTTGAATGACACAGACGGAGTTTCAAAAACGTTGGTTCGCATCACGCTCAAAGAATTGGAAACACGTTTGCAGGAATTTCCAAACATTTACAAATCGCATCGCTCCTATTTGATCAATTTAGACAAAATAACTTCCTGCAAAGGAAACGCACAAGGCTATCAATTATCGCTTCAAAATTACTCCGAAACGGTTCCAGTTTCGCGTTCAAAGTTAAAAGAATTCGACGCCTACTTTTTAAAATAACGTTGTTCGAAATCTGAGACTTCGAATAACTTCAAACAGCACTTGCATTTCGTCACTTTCCCTTGCAAACAGTCACTTTTTAAAAAATAGTATTAAAATCCTGCGTAGGTTTGTCATATCAAAAAAACGAACGATTCATGACTCCAAAAATACGTAGATATGATTTAGATTGGCTTCGCGTCATTGCCATTTTAGCGGTATATTTTCATCACATTGGCATGCCGTTTAATGGTGACGATTTTCACATCATGAATAAAGATTCTAGCAAATTATTAGATGATATCATGGTATTTTTTGAGCAATTTCGCTTGCCATTACTCTTCTTAATTTCGGGCACAGGCACCATTTTTGCTTTTTCAAAACGCACGTGGATCCAATTTGTTAAAGAACGTTCTGTGCGACTTATTATTCCACTCGTATTCGGTGTATTGTTCATTGTGCCACTACAAACATTCTTTGAACATCGGGAAACCTATACTTCCTATTGGGAACTGTACACCAATGCCGATTTTGGAATCAATCACTTATGGTTTATTGGCAACTTATTTTGGATGTCTATGTGTACCATTCCGCTTATTTTATTCTTAAAATCTAGCAAATCCAACACATTTTTGAAGCTTTTTGAACGTTTCACTGCAAAACGCTTCGGATTGTTCGGGTTAGTCATTCCTTTAAGTCTCTTATTTATTTTACTAAAACAATACTATCCGAGCTACGATAAGGATCTTTTCAACTTTTCTTCTACCTTCTTTTATGGTTTTTTCTTTGTGTTGGGCATGTTGTTCGCTTCCGCAGAATCGACTTGGTTGCACTTAAAGCAGTATCGCAAACTCAACTTCCTTTTATTTATCTTTAGCTCACTCATATTTTACGCGTATTACTTTGTCCCTGGCGAATGGTTAGCGCCATATTTGACGAATACGCAAGGCTGGATGCTTTGGTATTTGGTGTGTTGTTTGGTCGGTTGGAGTTTTGTAATCACGTTGTTGGGTTACGGACAAGTTTGGCTCAACAAGAAAAGTCAATTAGTTCAAAAACTCAACGAAGCCATCTATCCGTTTTATATTCTGCATCAAACAGTCATTGTGGTATTTGCCTATTACATAGTACAATTCGACATGTCAATTGGTTTGAAACTTTTGCTTTTACTGATCACTACATTTCCTGTGATTGTATTGATATACAGATATCTCGTCTATCCGTTTACGCTAACGCGAATTGTATTTGGGATGAAGAAAAAATAAAATGATTATATCTAATTTTAAAACTAGAACTAATAAATCTAACAGCGAAGCAGCTTAAAAGGTTTCCGCCTACGCGGGAAAAAGTCAAAAAGCAAAACGATCTAATACGCCAACAACTCCAACAACGCAGCTTCAAAGTCGTTTTTGGGTAAATACTGACGCTCCAAACCTTGATCAAACGGAATGGGTGTTTCTAAACTTGCCAAACGCTTTACGGGCGCATCCAAATATTCAAAGCAATTTTCCATAATCATCGCAGAAATATCGCTCGAAATACTTCCAAACAGTGAATCTTCTTGTAAAATGATCGCTTTACCTGTTTTTTTGACGGAATTGTAAATTGCTTCCGTATCTAGCGGTTGCAGTGAACGCAAATCAATCAAATCGGCAGAAATTTCCGGATTGTTTCCTAAGGTTTCCAATGCCCAATGTACAGCTGCACCATAGGCGATAATGGTAATATCGTTTCCTTCTTTCAGCACAGAAGCTTTTCCGAAAGGCAACGTATAATAATCCGTTGGAACATCTTGATACACGCTTCTGTACAAGGCTTTGTGTTCAAAAAACAACACAGGATTTGGATCATTGATTGCGGTTGCTAACAATCCTTTTGCATCATACGGAAATGCAGGATATAGTACTTTGAGTCCAGGTGTTTTGGTAAACCAAGCTTCATTGGTTTGCGAGTGAAAAGGTCCTGCGCCCACGCCCGCGCCACAAGGCATTCGCACCACAACATCCGCATTCTGATTCCAGCGATAGTGTGATTTTGCCAATAAATTCACAATCGGATTGAAGCCGCTAGAAACAAAATCAGCAAATTGCATTTCCATCACAGCTTTCATTCCGTTCACAGACAATCCGTACGCGGTAGAAACAATGGCAGATTCACAAATTGGCGTATTGCGCACACGTTCTTTTCCAAAAAGATTCACAAAATCATTCGTAATTTTAAAAACGCCGCCATATTCTGCCACATCTTGTCCCATAATGACCAAGTCGTCATGCTTCTCCATAGATTGTTTCAATCCTTGTGAAACTGCATCTATCAAACGTATATTTTCTACCTTTGAATTTGGCACAACTTCCTCATTTAAAGATTCTTTATATACATCACTTAATTCTTTACTTATAGTTGAAGTGATTTTAGTTTCATCAAATGCTTTCTGCAAATGTTCGTTAATTTCATTTGAAAACTCACGTTGAAATGCTTCTTCAATTTCAGAAGTCAAGACACCTTCCAATTGTAAAAAATTGCGGTAATTATCAATCGGATCTTTGGCTGCCCAGGCATTCATCAATTCCTTTGGAACATACTTTGTACCGCTCGCTTCTTCATGTCCGCGCATGCGAAATGTTTTAAATTCTAACAAAATTGGTCTTGGATTCTCGCGAATACTATCTGCCAAGGCGGAAACTTTCGAATAGACTTCCAAAATATTATTGCCATCAATCACATGCGATTCCATGCCGTAGCCTTTGCCTCTATCTGCCAAATGCTCACAATTGTACTGTTCTGCCGTAGGCGTAGACAATCCGTAACCATTATTTTCTATACAAAACAATACAGGCAAACTCCACACAGAAGCCACATTCAACGCTTCGTGAAAATCACCTTCACTTGTTCCGCCTTCACCTGTAAATACAGCACATGCGTGTTTATTGTCTTTCAATTTATTAGCCAACGCAATGCCGCTTGCTACGCCCAATTGTGGCCCTAAATGCGAAATCATTCCCACAATCTTAAATTCTTGTGTGCCAAAATGAAAACTACGATCGCGTCCTTTGGTAAAACCGTTGGCTTTTCCTTGCCATTGCGAAAACAAGCGATATAACGGAATTTCGCGTGTCGTAAATACACCTAAATTTCGGTGCATTGGTAAAATGTATTCTTCTTTTGTCAATGCGGAAGTTACACCAACTGCAATGGCTTCTTGTCCAATGCCGCCAAACCATTTGGAGATTTTTCCTTGACGCAATAGAATGAGCATCTTCTCTTCTATCATTCTCGGTTTCAGCATTTTCTTGTATAAATCGAGCAACGTTTCGTTGGTCAAATTTCCTTTTTCGTATACCATTGGTTTTAGTGTAGTTGGCATGAATAGTCTTTGGTTTAAATAGATATTCAAAAATCAAGAAAAAAAACGGTTCGTCAAAGCGCAAGTAGAGAATTTTTACAATTGTTAATAACTCTCTTTTTTCAACCGTATATTTTTAGCTACATTTGTAAAAATAAGCCTTTAACGGCGATAAAGTTATTAACAATTTAAGTTTCAAGCGAATTTCGAAATCGTTTGAAATTTAAAATTTCTGTAAAAATAAAACCTGAATTACATGACCCGAGCATGCAAAGAAGTGTCTCACCTAACTGTAAAGGTGACTAGCGAATTGCATGTGATCATTAAAACAATAAATATAAACACATGAAAAATATTCCAAGCGTAGACCTAAGCGATTTCCTGTCTGACGATCCTGCAAGAAAGCAAAAATTCATTGACGAAATAGGAAAAGCATACGAAGACATTGGTTTTGTGGCTTTGAAAGGACATTTTTTAAGCAACACTTTGGTAGATAATTTATACGAAGAAATTAAACAGTTTTTTGCCTTGCCTGTAGAAACAAAAAGCAAGTATGAAATTGAAGGTATTGGTGGACAACGCGGTTATGTTTCGTTTGGAAAAGAAAGTGCCAAAGGAAGAAAAGTGGGCGATTTGAAAGAGTTTTGGCACTTTGGTCAATATGTAGAAGGTAATGATAAATTGAAAGAAGAATATCCTGACAACGTGACTGTTACTGAATTGAAAAATTTCAATGCGGTTGGAAAAGAAACGTATAAAATGCTAGAAAAAACGGGCGTGTATGTATTGCGTGCCTTGGCTTTGTATTTAGAATTGGATGAATTTTATTTTGATAATTTCATTAAGAATGGAAACAGTATTTTGCGTCCAATTCACTATCCACCAATTACAAGTGAACCGAAAGATGCCGTACGTGCCGCAGCGCATGGAGACATCAATTTGATTACATTGTTAATGGGCGCGCACGGAAAAGGATTGCAAGTTCAACGTCATGATGGCGAATGGTTAGATGCCATTGCAGAGCCAGACGAATTGGTCATTAATGTAGGCGATATGTTATCGCGTCACAGTAATAATAAGTTAAAATCTACAATTCATCGTGTGGTGAATCCGCCAAGAGAATTGTGGGGAACTTCGCGTTATTCCATTCCTTTCTTTATGCATCCAATCAGTGAAATGCCTTTGGATTGCTTGGAAAATTGTATTGATGAAGACAACCCGAAAAAATTTGAAGATATTACTGCGGGTGAATTTTTAAATCAGCGTTTGATTGAATTGGGATTGATTAAAAAGTAACATATATATTATAATATACCAATAACACCAATAGTGACGCTGTTGGTGTTATTTTTTATAAATAAACAAACGATTTTTCATATATTGGATTTTATAAACAATTGATAAAAACCCAAACTGCAAGAAAACAACTGTATGGCAAAGAAAAAAATGAACAGTCTGGAAGATTTAGGCGGATTTGTCTTTTCAACCAATGATGATTTTGAATTGGAAAACGACACTGTTGAAGAAACGCTTTCCCAAAAACAGCAACAACTAGAAGCACATTTTAGTAATAAAGGTCGTGGTGGAAAAATAGTCACAGTGATCAAAGGTTTTGTCGGTTCTGAAGAAGACTTAAAAGCATTGGGTAAATTACTGAAAGTAAAATGTGGTGTTGGCGGCAGTGTCAAAGATGGTGAAATTATCATTCAAGGGAACTTTAGAGATAAAATTGTACAAATTCTTGAAAAAGAAGGATACAATGTAAAACGTGTAGGTGGATAATGTTACAACAAACCTTACACATATTAAATGGCGATAGTTTAACGCCGAGGCTCGCAAAACTAGGCATTACAGACGATCAACTGGTTTGGCGTGAAATGCTGTGCGAAGGAAAAACAG harbors:
- a CDS encoding LytTR family DNA-binding domain-containing protein, which encodes MIQKITNYLREPYPFLYRNQQLILSILGIIAVASFLFSYAFEPFEINTAEHKIPHVWILVVHAVLPVPIVFLYFLLVNWRVKDDARWTIGKEMLHLSIALILIGIGSFLVRDVIYDNPNNWSFRYFYEEIRNSVLVGVLLLAIILPLNLQRLIQKHSKNLEKLSFSAEESQKIVQTMQIQAGNEHFQFTIQDFLFAKVESNYTEIFLNDTDGVSKTLVRITLKELETRLQEFPNIYKSHRSYLINLDKITSCKGNAQGYQLSLQNYSETVPVSRSKLKEFDAYFLK
- a CDS encoding isopenicillin N synthase family oxygenase, coding for MKNIPSVDLSDFLSDDPARKQKFIDEIGKAYEDIGFVALKGHFLSNTLVDNLYEEIKQFFALPVETKSKYEIEGIGGQRGYVSFGKESAKGRKVGDLKEFWHFGQYVEGNDKLKEEYPDNVTVTELKNFNAVGKETYKMLEKTGVYVLRALALYLELDEFYFDNFIKNGNSILRPIHYPPITSEPKDAVRAAAHGDINLITLLMGAHGKGLQVQRHDGEWLDAIAEPDELVINVGDMLSRHSNNKLKSTIHRVVNPPRELWGTSRYSIPFFMHPISEMPLDCLENCIDEDNPKKFEDITAGEFLNQRLIELGLIKK
- a CDS encoding thiamine pyrophosphate-dependent enzyme, whose protein sequence is MPTTLKPMVYEKGNLTNETLLDLYKKMLKPRMIEEKMLILLRQGKISKWFGGIGQEAIAVGVTSALTKEEYILPMHRNLGVFTTREIPLYRLFSQWQGKANGFTKGRDRSFHFGTQEFKIVGMISHLGPQLGVASGIALANKLKDNKHACAVFTGEGGTSEGDFHEALNVASVWSLPVLFCIENNGYGLSTPTAEQYNCEHLADRGKGYGMESHVIDGNNILEVYSKVSALADSIRENPRPILLEFKTFRMRGHEEASGTKYVPKELMNAWAAKDPIDNYRNFLQLEGVLTSEIEEAFQREFSNEINEHLQKAFDETKITSTISKELSDVYKESLNEEVVPNSKVENIRLIDAVSQGLKQSMEKHDDLVIMGQDVAEYGGVFKITNDFVNLFGKERVRNTPICESAIVSTAYGLSVNGMKAVMEMQFADFVSSGFNPIVNLLAKSHYRWNQNADVVVRMPCGAGVGAGPFHSQTNEAWFTKTPGLKVLYPAFPYDAKGLLATAINDPNPVLFFEHKALYRSVYQDVPTDYYTLPFGKASVLKEGNDITIIAYGAAVHWALETLGNNPEISADLIDLRSLQPLDTEAIYNSVKKTGKAIILQEDSLFGSISSDISAMIMENCFEYLDAPVKRLASLETPIPFDQGLERQYLPKNDFEAALLELLAY
- a CDS encoding acyltransferase family protein; translation: MTPKIRRYDLDWLRVIAILAVYFHHIGMPFNGDDFHIMNKDSSKLLDDIMVFFEQFRLPLLFLISGTGTIFAFSKRTWIQFVKERSVRLIIPLVFGVLFIVPLQTFFEHRETYTSYWELYTNADFGINHLWFIGNLFWMSMCTIPLILFLKSSKSNTFLKLFERFTAKRFGLFGLVIPLSLLFILLKQYYPSYDKDLFNFSSTFFYGFFFVLGMLFASAESTWLHLKQYRKLNFLLFIFSSLIFYAYYFVPGEWLAPYLTNTQGWMLWYLVCCLVGWSFVITLLGYGQVWLNKKSQLVQKLNEAIYPFYILHQTVIVVFAYYIVQFDMSIGLKLLLLLITTFPVIVLIYRYLVYPFTLTRIVFGMKKK
- a CDS encoding translation initiation factor produces the protein MAKKKMNSLEDLGGFVFSTNDDFELENDTVEETLSQKQQQLEAHFSNKGRGGKIVTVIKGFVGSEEDLKALGKLLKVKCGVGGSVKDGEIIIQGNFRDKIVQILEKEGYNVKRVGG